The following DNA comes from Pirellulales bacterium.
TGTTTGGGCGCGGGGGGGTTAGCGGACGCCAACGGCAGCGGCCACATGCGCTTCTTTACAAGCGCGCCGACACGGAGACGCTTCTTGGTCCCCCGCTATAGCGTGCTCATCGTCGATCCGATGGAAGAAACGCACGAAGTTTTGCGCACCGCGCTCGAACCGCGCGGCGTGCGCATCTTTGCCACCGGCGAGCCAGCGCAGGGCCTGGTCATGGCCCGCCGCTACGTTCCGCACTTAATTGTGCTGGATGCCGAGCAACTGGCCACCGTCGCCACCAGTGTGGCCGACGAGTTCGCCACCCAATCGCGCGAAAGCGCGACGCCCGTCCTTTTAATCGGCGGACGGGCTCCACTCTCGGGGAGCAGCCCCCCCGGTCAGTTCGTCCGCAAACCCTACCACTACGGTCCTCTGATCCGTAAAATCGAGGAGTTGCTGGCGAGCTCCCAGCAATCGGTCGCTCGAGCCGCCTGACACGTGGCGTGGGACCGCGGTTTCGTCATCGCCCCATGTCTTTGATCGTACGCTTCTTCGCGGCGCGCCACGGTGGGCCGACCATGTTCGGCGCAGGGTGCGTGCCAGCGTTCGACGGCGATCAATCGTCCGGCGTCATACGCCTGGGATGATTCAACAGACTTGCGGCACGCCGTACCGCGCGGACCCAACAGGTCCCTCAGTGGCCGCCGCTTCCGACGGTCATGGAGTCGCGCCGTGTCTTCTCTGTTCGTCTTCCGAGGCAACGACCAAGGATTGCGCTTCGCGCTGTCCGAGGAGGTCATTGGCCTCGGCCGCGACACCTGCAACCAGATCCAGGTACACGACACCGAAGTTTCGCGCCGCCACGCCGAACTGCGCCGTAGCGGCGATACCTACTTGCTCGCCGATTTGGACAGTTCCAACGGCACATTCGTCAACGGGCAGCGCGTAAAGACACACGCCCTGGTCAGCGGCGACCAGATGCAGGTGGGCGGCACGCAGCTGCTGTTTACGGCCACGGTCGGGGACGCCGAAAGTGGCGTCGCCCGCAAGATCGATATCATCACGCGGCAGCAATCGGACGATCGCTCGCGGATCATCCGCGCCATGAGTCCCGAGGCGAGCGGACTGCTGTTCGACGCCGAGGCCGATATTCCGCAGAACATGCGGCTGGCCCATGGCGGCAGCAACCTGCAAATCATCTACCGCACGGCGCTGGCCGTCAGCCATACGCTAGACATCGACCAGCTGCTGGATCGCATCATGCGGCTGATCTTCGATTGGGTCGAAGCCGACCGCGGCTGCATCATGCTCACCGACCCGGCCACCAAGAAGCTGACCCCCAAGGTGCGGCATAATCGCCAGGGCACCAGCGGCAACGACCGCATCGCGATCAGCCAGACGATCCTCGACTATTGCATGCAGCACAACGAGGGGGTGCTGACCAGCGACGCCCGCGAGGACGAACGCTGGAATCCCGGCGCCAGCATCGTGCGGGCCGGCGTCCGCGAAGCGATCTGCGTTCCGCTCGGTGGCCGCTACGGCGTGGTGGGCGTGATCTACATCGACACGCTGTCGTCCCCCAAGCAGGTCAGTCAGCGCGGCAACGCCAATAAATTCAATGACGAACATTTGAAACTGATGATCGCCGTCGCCCATCAGGC
Coding sequences within:
- a CDS encoding ATP-binding protein; its protein translation is MSSLFVFRGNDQGLRFALSEEVIGLGRDTCNQIQVHDTEVSRRHAELRRSGDTYLLADLDSSNGTFVNGQRVKTHALVSGDQMQVGGTQLLFTATVGDAESGVARKIDIITRQQSDDRSRIIRAMSPEASGLLFDAEADIPQNMRLAHGGSNLQIIYRTALAVSHTLDIDQLLDRIMRLIFDWVEADRGCIMLTDPATKKLTPKVRHNRQGTSGNDRIAISQTILDYCMQHNEGVLTSDAREDERWNPGASIVRAGVREAICVPLGGRYGVVGVIYIDTLSSPKQVSQRGNANKFNDEHLKLMIAVAHQAALAVEDTQYYSAMVQAERLAAVGQTIATLAHDIKNILQGIRAGSFLIKDGLSRHNETMVGKGWEFVERNQEKISNLVMDMLTFSKEREPELVPADLNQVVGEVVELMRARAQDKHVELVWRPAADFPTLTFDPDGVHRAVLNVTSNAIDACAAAADADDESTDEAAEEPAPQRQPRVVVSTSYDAAENLARIAVEDNGVGIPPEELQNIFSLFVSHKGSRGTGLGLPVSEKIMKEHGGRIMVDSQVGHGSRFTLELPAVLPDAVRPTTALEFPPRD